A segment of the Candidatus Omnitrophota bacterium genome:
GGGCCTGCAACGGCGACGCCGACCCTCAGGCGCGTTATACTGAGCGCGGCGGTGGTGGCAGTACCACTCCCGGGCAGTTTACGGGCTGGACAGGGGTCAGCGGCGGTACGCAAATAGATGACCCGTACCTGCCGGAATTTCCGTCAGGGGTTGCCAGTCCGGGTAAAGCCGGCGGCAGATACCGCGACAGGGATTACGGCTGGGTCACAAGATCGCTTTTCGCCGGCATGGTGGCCAAGCCCGCGCAGGTGCGGATAACGGCCATCGTCAACTACAGGAATACGCGGCGCCAGGTGACGGCCTTTATGAAGATAGACGGGGCCACGAAAAGGCCCGCCGGCATACTTTCCATACAGGTCAACACGCCGAAAATGCTCGGTGACTGAAATTGAAGTTTTGCCGTGATGCGGAAATGATGAGAGTGGTAACACGGGAAACTGTCGCATTTTTGACTAATTTGCTAAAATGAAAGCTATGGGTAAAAACAAAAAAGGCGTAACGCTCGTTGGGCTTATGATCACCGTGTCGGTGATACTGCTGGCTCTTGTGCCGCTGCTGCGGCTTTTTATAAACGCCAACAGGGGCAACCAGCATCTGGCCCAGATGACGGTTGCCGAGAATCTCATACAGCAGACATTTGATGAGATAAGTCGTAAGAAGTGGGACGAGAACAGCATCTCTCCCGGCGAATATCTTACAACCACCTTGGCATCAGCATCTTCCGGTGCGCCGTGGGTGACATGGACCGTTGATGCGACGGAAAACGCCGCTAACAAAACAACTTTTGATGATATGGACGATTATTCGGCTATTCTTGACGACACGCCCCGGGATTTGTCGGGAAATATTATTCCGGGTTACGAGGCCTACCGGATTTCAGTTGATGTTAAGTATGTTACAAATCCCCGCACAGGCGTACCCAATGTTGTGGCGGGTCCGGAAGATTTCAAGAAAGTGACCATTCGGGTCTCATGGAAGGGCGGCGGCGCCAACCGCACGACGGTAAAGGAAAAAACGCGCATATTCTATAACGGAGTGGATTATACCAGATGATGAAAAAATCTGAAAAACGCAGAGGCGCTTTCACTCTCGTTGAGATGATGATAACCATGGCTATCCTCGCCGTCATATTCATACCGCTTGTAAAAATAATGATGTCTGCCACAAAGACATGGTGGTTCGCGAGAGCCAAGATGACCATAGAGCAGGACGGCAGGGACGCTCTGTCGTTTATAAACAAGGAGTTCCAGGGCGCTTACAGATTTTCAATGGGGAATCTCATTTATAACGCCGGCTTTGAGGGTTATTACAACGATATATTGGACCGGGACCAGCCCATGCTGTGGCCCGCCGCGGATTATGGGGATGTGATGTACAACCGTTCCGCCTCAAGCGCTGTTGTCGCTTCCGGCTACGCTTCGGTGACGCTCAATGCCGCCGGTTCGCAGTATGCTTATATCGGCCCGGGCGGCGAGGGCTTTGAGATCATAGGCGATGCGGCCGGCACCGAGGTGATGTTCGCTTTCAAGGCCAAGGCTTCAACAAATGCCGTTGTCGCCACCGATGTCACGGGTTCGGTGGAACTTTTCGGCGTCCCCCTCTCCCCTGCATTTGATGTGGCGTCGGGGGTGGGAATATCTTCCACGACATGGACTGAATTCGTTTCGACCTACACGCTCGCCCCTTCCGCGAATTATAATGTTGTTTTTAAGACGACAAACGGCGGCGTTATCATAGACGAGGTGTCGGTCAGGCCCATAAAATCCGTTCTCCTGGACTTAGTAGCCCCTCTGACGGTGAATGTAACATCCTACATATATGTTTCCCAGACCTCCGGCGGAGCTCCCGGCGAGCCGGAATCAATGTTCAGGATAGACAACAGAAATACGAAGAGCGGCGATGTCATCAAAAGACTGAACTGCTACAGCGTTGAGTATGTGGCGGGCAGCCCTGACGCGGGAATAACCACGCGCTTTTACAACGCCCTTGCCGAGAATTTGCGGCAACTTGAATTTAGGATTGAATTGCCGTCGGAGGGAACCAACTCCCCCATCACCATTAGACTGCAGATGGGTGCGAAGGTCAGGGGTGATAAATACGGAGACCCCACGACATTCACCATAAGAAAGACGGTGTATCCGAGGAAATAAGATGCTGAAAAGATTAACAGGACGGCTCTTCGCAAAAGACGCGCGGGCGGGGCAGTCCATCGTGCTGGCGGTGATAACCATTACTTTTATGGCGGGAATAGGTTATGCTCTTGTTATGTGGTCGCGCGCCCAGAGCCGTCAGGCGGTGCAGAAGGAACAGCACGGTTCCGCCGAGGAAATAGGCAAATCCTGCATTGACCAGGCCGTTTATGAGATAATGCACGGCGCATATTCCGGCGGCGGCGGATATACATGGGGTGATAATAAACTTGCCGGTGGTGATAATGTCTTGTTGCAGATGACGCTCCCGGACGGTACGACGGTGGGCGTACTTATAGAAGAAATAGGAGATCTCGGCGTCGAGCCTTAGGGAAAAAGTGGGCGTCCTGAATATTATGAGGAGAGAAAACAAATGAAATCATATATCCTTGGAGTTGTCATAGGCCTTCTGCTCGTCGCCGGCGCCGTTTTTACTTTTAAGAAAATGACATCTATCCCGCCTGCCAAACAGGACAGCGCGGCCATAGAGATGACGCGCAAGGCGCTTGACTTTGAAAAATCCGGTGATATGAAAGCCGCGGTAAAGATGTACAAAAAAATAGTGAAAAAATGCCCGTCTTCCGGCTGGGCGGAACTTTCTCTTTACAGGGTTTTTGAGATACACGCGGCCAAGGATAAAAAAAAGATGATAGAAACGGCCGACTGGTATCTTAAGGAGTTCCCCCGGAAAAGAGGCAGTGAAATAGCCTGCAGAGTGGGGGAATATTATTTTCTTGAGAGCGGCTCGCCTGAACGGGCGAGAAAACTTTTTCTTCACGCCGTGAATCTGGCCACTGATCCTCAATGGACGATCCGCGCGCGGGACAGGCTGGCGGATTTTTATTACAGGCAGGGGGAGTTTGATAAGCTGATAGAGATGAATAATCATGTTATAGAAAGCCTGGGAGACAAGGTCAACGCGGACCATTACAGGATACTCAATCTGAAAGCTTATTGGCGCCAGGGCGCTCAGAAAAAGGCCTATGACGAGGCGAAGAAGATAAAAAACAATAAGCAGCCCGTCGTGAAAAATGAGATACTTTACTGGAAAGTCCTTTCAAAGTTTGAGCCTAAAAACGCCGAAGCCCTGATGTATCTGGGCGACGCGTACAGGAGAATGGGTTTTCAGGAGCAGGCGAAGACTTACTGGCGCGCGGCCGCGAAAATAGCGCCCAAAAACGCCGAGATCCGGGAACGGTTAAAAATAAAATGAAGGCATGGGGGATTCTCAGCGGCATAAAAAATACGCTTATGCGGAAAAAACATTTTTTTTTTTACGCTGGCGCTCATCATTATAGCCGCCGGGGTCGCCCTTAAAAGACACACATCTTCCAGGCCGCCCAAAGAGAAGGAAGCAGGCCTGGCCAAAACCCCGCCGTCCCGGAAAAAATAGGCATGGACATCATAAAACAGAGGATAAAAGAAAAAAAATACCTTGAGAGCGAAGCTCTTTTGAACGATTTTATCAAAGGAAAGCACAGTAAGGAAGAAAAATACGAGGCGAGATTCGCGCTGGGTTATGTCTATCTTTCTCTGGGACAATGGAAGAAGGCTTTTGTGGAATTCAAGCTGGTCGCGAGCGCCTCTCCACCCCACAAAAGAAGTCCCGATGCCACTTATATGGCCGCGGAGCTGTTGGATCAGAAATTTGCTGACAGGGAAAAAGCCGTGGAGTATTACGAAAAATATGTGGAAAAGTGGCCGCAGGGCAGGCTTGCCCGGCGCGCGATGAAAAAATTGGGGAGTAATTAAGAGGTTCCCCTTTTACGGGGGAAGAGTATGATCAAAAGAGGAGATTGAATATGAAAAAAAGCGTGGCAAAAAAATTGAATATACTGGTCACAAACGACGACGGGATCCTTTCCGAAGGTTCGCTGCCTCTCATAGACGCTCTTTCGGAATTCGGACATGTGGCAGCGGTGCTGCCGGACAGGATGAGGAGCGCCTGTTCTCATTCCATATCTTTGCACAAGGCTCTGCGTCTGAGGAAGATCAGGAAAGATGTCTATGTTTCCGACGGCACGCCTGTTGACTGCGTGAGGCTGGGGATATTGAGGGTGTTCAAGGACGAT
Coding sequences within it:
- a CDS encoding prepilin-type N-terminal cleavage/methylation domain-containing protein — its product is MMKKSEKRRGAFTLVEMMITMAILAVIFIPLVKIMMSATKTWWFARAKMTIEQDGRDALSFINKEFQGAYRFSMGNLIYNAGFEGYYNDILDRDQPMLWPAADYGDVMYNRSASSAVVASGYASVTLNAAGSQYAYIGPGGEGFEIIGDAAGTEVMFAFKAKASTNAVVATDVTGSVELFGVPLSPAFDVASGVGISSTTWTEFVSTYTLAPSANYNVVFKTTNGGVIIDEVSVRPIKSVLLDLVAPLTVNVTSYIYVSQTSGGAPGEPESMFRIDNRNTKSGDVIKRLNCYSVEYVAGSPDAGITTRFYNALAENLRQLEFRIELPSEGTNSPITIRLQMGAKVRGDKYGDPTTFTIRKTVYPRK
- a CDS encoding DUF3042 family protein, with translation MKSYILGVVIGLLLVAGAVFTFKKMTSIPPAKQDSAAIEMTRKALDFEKSGDMKAAVKMYKKIVKKCPSSGWAELSLYRVFEIHAAKDKKKMIETADWYLKEFPRKRGSEIACRVGEYYFLESGSPERARKLFLHAVNLATDPQWTIRARDRLADFYYRQGEFDKLIEMNNHVIESLGDKVNADHYRILNLKAYWRQGAQKKAYDEAKKIKNNKQPVVKNEILYWKVLSKFEPKNAEALMYLGDAYRRMGFQEQAKTYWRAAAKIAPKNAEIRERLKIK